The nucleotide window TTCAAATATTGTTGTCATACTTAGATAATTAGATTTTTCAACGGTAtgacaaaatttaaaattaaaaattgttATCGTACTTACATAACTATATTTTTCAAAGATATGACACAATGTATCACAGGAAGATATAGACCAGACTCAATTAAACACATTAAAGTTTAGTTAATCTAAATATTATTTTTCAAATTATAttcaaataaaaattataaaaaaaataatttatgtTACGAATAAATAGCAAAAATGGGAAATAAGAGTTTAAACATATCTAAATATTATTTTGCAAATCTAAATAAAAATTATAGAAAATAATTTTTTGTTACGAATATATAGAAAAAATCTGGAAATAATAGTTTAATGATTTGTTAGCTTGATTCTTATTTACCATTCATGCGAaggaaaaaatatttttttttgtttacatGTATTTAAATTATTTACATATTTATGTTTTATCCGGGATAAATATCATAAGAAAAAAACATTTAAAGGGAAATATTTCACATTAATAGTAatgcaagtttttttttttattatccaCGATTTATTTTCATTAAAATATAAAACACACATGAAATTACAAACCTATAAAAATGGCTAATTCTTATGTAGGTGATGACCGTTATAATGAAATAACTCATTTATATGACATTGTAAATGGTATGATATATAACGTGTTTTGGAATTTTTTTGTGTCTAACACTCTAACCATTTTTATTATCTTGCAGTTTGTACTACCGACAATGTTTATAGAGACGACAATATTACAAATAAAATAGTCAATGTTGTATGTAAGGATATATTTAGAGATTCATGaattttttatatgttttgtgAATTCTAATATATTGTATATATTTCTCACTTATTTACATTAATATGTTATCTTATTTAGTTATAGCTTTAAACTTTATATAAATATGGGAAACTAAACTAGTTATTAATAAGTATACAAAATCCAACAAGAATCTAATAATGCTTTTTAACCCTACATACAAGCTTTTACGTTTGGTGTACATGTGCTAGTCTTTGGCTAGCAGGCTTGGTTTGTTTTTATATAAAGTTTTGGTTgttcgttcaaaaaaaaaaaaaaaaaaaaaaaacaagcttTTACGTTGCTAAAATATAGAAAAGATTATAGTGGAAAATTGTGGTGGTCATTTTAAGTCCATagaagtttcaaaacataatgcACTTTTATGATTTTCGTAAAAATCAAGCAACTGGCTATGTGGAATATATCATCAAATTGAAAGGTTGCATGTTTGCGATACTTAACTTATACTCATGTTTAACTTAAAGCAAAAAGCAATAAGCAATGATGATGTTGGTTTAAACTTGtttgggtaaattacatttttcgtcctttatgtttctaTCAGaatgcaatggatgacctttaactttattaattacagtcacagttctttatttgtaaaactcattacatCTTACATCCTTTAGTACTAATCCGGTTAAATTTATCAGTTAACTTTgttcatgtgcaaggcacatgagggtatttcggtcatttttacaccaccattttatttaattgtatATTTATGAATAAAACCCTAACCTTTTGTCATTGTTCTTCTTTTTCACATTCACCACCAACAACCCACAACCACCGCCACCGTGAAGACAGCCACCACCACCCCCATCGaatcccaccaccaccacaacagcTACCACATGAAACTTCCGTCAAACCCATCCCTTCATTGCACTGCCTTTAACTGTGGCGCAGATCTGCAACAGAGTTTTAGATCTGCTTTTGTTTCGCCAGATTTTTGCTCCATCGGAAGCCTACACTTCACCACTGttcccctttctctctctctcatactTGCTTTTCGTTTCCCTCTCTCTGTTCTTTTTATTTCGTAAATTCAAATTCTTAATGTCGtgaaatatgttttttttaatggcTTCATTTTATTCGAAACCAAACATATGTACAAACTTCTGCATTTAGCAAGAAGCTTAACAGAAGCATTCAAGCTTTCAgtccaaaaaaagaaaaaaaatcatcaTCCACCCCTGACATAAATTCCGAGAAAATTAATTgatgagttaaatgcttggttagtccctgtggtttgcaaaaatttcatacttggtcctagtggtttactaattacacgcgtggtcccaaaagttgtcaaaaatgaactcggttggtcccctaacctaacctctgttaaatttctcagttaactatgtgtgaaattactatATTACCCTTTaacaattaaaagaaataaaGAAGATATATAAAGAAGATGACCCACTTCTAATCTTTCTCAACCTCTCTTAAAATCTTTGTTTCTTCTCCACCCAAAACTACCCCTGTTTCTTCTTCACCCACTACCCCATATTTCTCATATCCCCATTCACCATTTACATCGGCATATACAGGAGACACGATGTTGGTCAGTCGtcacaaaacttcaaaatttatGCCACATGAAAACCCTAAATCAGTTCTGGTCGTTCGTCACTGTTTTTCTCTCTTCGACTGGAAATTCAAACTGTACCGAATCTGATTAAGAATGAGCGGGACAGTAGCAGCTGCAAAGAAAGGTTCATCAACAACCAAAATCCCATCTGATTTTCTCAAATCCATTCGAGGCAGACCTGTTGTTGTCAAATTGGATTCTGGCGTTGATTACAGAGGTGTTGGTGAGTGTTTCTCGTCGGAGCCCGCAGATCCAGCTTTGTAATACAATATGTTGTTTATAACTGATTTTTATTTATGTTCATTTTGTTGAAGGTCCTGGTCGACTTTCTTAATGGTGACGGTAAATGCTTCTTTAGCACTAGACAACCGTGTATGCTTCGATACAAAAGTCAACCCATCTGCCTTCTGTTGACTTTTCTAAAGCTAGTACCTTTAATCACCAGTTATTCATCAGAAGCCCAAACGCTCAACATGAAGTTTAGCGGATATACTGAAGGAACCGTTTTTCCGGTGGTGTTTCTCGTCGGAGCCCGCAGATCCGGTGTTCGTGGGTTTCGGTGTTGTTGGGTGTTTTGGTGTTCAGGGGTGGAGGTGAGAAGTGGCGGAAGTGagatggtgatggtgggtgtTCGGGGGTGGAgatgagatggtggtggtggtgagtggttgTGGTTGTGCTGCTTGTTTGAGAAGAGAGACCTGTAAAAACTTATATAATTTGGTGGGTTTTGTTAATAAGTAAGggtattttgggcatttaacatgGACTTAACTAGAAAACTTAACAGAGGTTAGgtcaggggaccaaccgagttcatttttgacaacttttgggaccacgcgtgtaattagtaaaccactaggaccaagtatgaaatttttgcaaaccacagggaccaaccaagcatttgaCTCTTAATTGAttttaagggcatgtttggctaagctttttgaaacaacttattgagttattggctttttgaaaagtcataagctctaaaatagtgtttggcaatgagggtgtatgtgagggggaaaagtgacttttccaaaaagtcactccatactgatttttcaaaaagttaataagtcaataagctcttttcaaaaagcttagccaaacatgcctaAATCTTTGGTCTGCACAGAGAATGATATTCATGCCAAATTTGATTTTGGAGAACAAGTGGAGGGAGTTGGAGAAACAGAGATGATGTAGAGAGGGAGAGATGAGGTAGACAATGATCTATGTTTTTATGTCAGTATTTATATTTtattgggtaaattactttttgagtccctgtgttttataggTTTTAACTAATTGAGtccaaaaacaaaaagtttaacgacctgagtccctataagcattttctttaactatttgagtccaaatttctaacttcATCCACAAAGTTTGTTAACtacaagggtaatttggtcatttacacacaaagtataagtcttatatgcacAAAAGTATAAGAAACAAGTCTTTAATGCataaatattttaatattatatataaaataaattatatatattgttatttACACCTGCACACACAAGACACCTACCTGTACACACACCATCCCtccttatctctctctctctctctctctctctctctctcatctagCCCCTACCACCACCATTAACACTATCGCACCACCActgcaccaccaccatctccactgCACCAACACCATCTCCACAGCACCGTCAATCACCActgcaccaccaccatctccaccgcACCGTCAACCACCACGCCGACAACCGGAGAATGTCACCGTCGCCTCTCTCTCTCCACCTATCCAACAAAATTTCAATGAAACCCTAGaaaaagaaaccctaatttctgaAGCCCTCTCGCAGTTGCCGACTTTAAAGCCGCTTCCAAAATCACCTCAGTAGATTCAGTATCAGTAGCCTTAGCCGAGCCCTCAGCAAGAAGCGGAACCAATCCCCTGTACACAAGACTCTGCCTAGGTGGTGCCTTGTCACTACAGGTCCAGTCAAACGAGTCGGTCGACAAAACAGGGACCACCACTGACAAAATCGGGACAGTGGGTCTGTACTTTGCCACTAACTTCGTTGTGCTTCCACCCTTGGTTGAGGTGGTGGTTGAagacggtggtggttgtggtggtggttggaGACGGTGGtagtggttgtggttgtggctgtggtgGTAGTTAAAGTTAAAAATGGAGCTTAAAGTTAGCATCCATTGCCGTTGGTATGGTCATTTTATGTTCAACTTTTTATATCCTAAATTGTAATTTAATTTGGAACACTTTTCAACTGCTGTAATGGCAGAAATGGTGATTTGTTTACAAGGAAATTTTAACAAATCAAGAAAGGTGTGCATCGACATTTCACAAATTGTGTATTAATTTATAGGGAACAGAACAAGAAACCATCAATACTATAATCCTGAAAGTTGAAAAGAATCTCCATTCAGAATTAATAAAACATGCACTTGATAACAAGTTGAAGGTGATGCAGAAAACGTGGATCCAAATCTGTATTTTGCCGTCTTGAACTACGGGAGGTTTTTGGTTGAGGTGGTGGTTGGAGACGGCGGTGGTTGTGgctgtggtggtgacggtggtgctGTTGATGGtggtgtagagagagaaagtaagaTGAGAGGGAGAGATGAAGGTGAGAattaagagagagaaagagatgggATAAGAGAGagaatttttttagttttttaattataatggtattttggtcatttaacaataattaaccaaaaaattctaacagtgttagaaatttggactcaaatggttaaagaaaatgcttatagggactaaggtcgttaaactttttgcttttggactcaaatggttaaaactcatataacacagggactcaaaaagtaatttaccctattttattttgtttttttaattttttggtttagttgttattttttatgtttttttatttgagTGTAAAAGACATAAATGCCCTCACATGATATGACTTAACTTTTAaatttaactaggttagtgtTAAAGGATGTAAGTTGTAatgggttttacaaataaaggattgtgattgtaattattgaagttaaaggataTCCATTGAAGTCCGATACAAagataaaggacgaaaagtgtaatttatccaaCTTGTTTTGTGGTAATTGCTAGTATTGTGTGGTTGAAAAAAAGGTGAAGATATGTTAACGTGCTAAATTGCTAAAACATAAGTGGAAAATTGTGTGGTTGAAAAAAAAGGTGAAGACAAGTTAACGTGCTAAATTGCTAAAAATATAAGTGCTAAAAATATAAGTGGTAAATTGTGTGGTTGAAAAAAGGTGAAGACATGTTAACGTGCTAAATTGCAAAAAGCATAAGTGGTAAATTGTGAAAACTGGTTGTCTATGTATAGGGTGTGACTTGAGAGTTGTCCATGTGCGGGGTGGGATTAGAGTTTTCCTAAGATGTAATGGCATAATCCACACAAATTTGGGTCCAAGTTAGTACTTCGCTACGTTAGAATTGTTCTTAAAATTCTTAATTGTATAATTGTAAATAGCCTTAGGGTTATGGAACAAAGGAGTATCTCAGACGTACATCACAGTGTTAACGGTGATTTTCAAATCCCTCCAATTAGGATTTGTTAGCCTCTATGGTAGAATCAATTAGGATTTGTTAGCCTCTATGGTAGAATCAGTCAGGAAGCCAGAAGAGGCTGTGGTTTACCCTGCGACAAATGTAAGCGGTTCAAGTATGTTCATCTCCAACTTTATGAGAACACATTGATATCCCGATCTATCACTTAAATTTGAAGCTTTAAACAGGACAAACCAACTAATCTTctaaaaaaaagtaaattactttttaagttCCTGTGTTTCAGTGATTTTAACCACTTGCGTCTAAAATAAAAAACTTTCACGCCTTGAGTACATGGTGGGTAAATCTATAATCGTTTGAGACCAATTTTAACTTTGTTAGAATTACTCTGCTAAAGATTTGGACTCAAACGGTTATAGATTTACCCACATGGACTCAGGTTGTACAAGGTCTTGAAGGCCGCTACTccctacaaggtaggctgccgaggcctAAGTACTCTTCATCCATGCTAAGTACTTCCCAAGTACTATCCGTCTAGGCTGAGTACTCTCAAATTCAACCAAAGAGCGCCTGGCGACTTTACAACTTACAGAGACTCAAAAAGGAAAAAAGTAATCTCACTTCTCCATCAAAAACTATGGTGGTCAAAACATAACAACTCTTACTATAAGGACTAAAATTTTACAAATTCAATTATACATCATGCTATGTGAAAGATCAAATCAAATATCCCCAAATCCTAACACACATCAAACCCTAGAATTCTCATTTCTCAAATGTCAAGACCTACAAGACAATCAGCAacaacatcatcaacaacaacaacagcaaccaCCACCATAACCCTAGAACCACCAGCTCCGTCGCAAACAACAACCCTAACGCTAACCCTCAACCCTAGGAAGAAGAAGGTGACGTGGAAAGAAGGTACCGTCGATAACGAATTCATGCAGAAGAAAAGCTCCAAGAAATGCTGCATCTTTCACAAAGAAAAACCCTTCGATGAAGATACCAGCGACGATGAAGATTGTCATGATCATGATCATGATCATGATTGTGGCGGATCGAAGAAGGAGGATGACGGAGCATCGACGAGCTAGGTTAATACTAATATTCATATCTGATTTTTGGTGCGGTGAGGGGGTTGGTATGTGTATTTAGAACCCTAATCTTATGATTTTGATATACTCAATTGTATGCACTGGGTTTGATCATGTATTGGAGTTGGATTTGTGTGTTGATTGAAGTTTAATCTCTTTGTGGATATTGATTGTGTATGTTTTTTACTGTATTTTGCATAGGGTTTATATGATATACACATTAGATCTGTATTGTGTGGTCTTTTTTGCAAGAGTTAGGCCAGCCCTGgggcccgatatttcgaaggacactttattttatgaaaaaacccgatatgtatatgtaaaatatatttttttaatagggtatacccatacaaacaccaacataggcctaCTTACAAAACtattacaaaactattcttatggtttagattagttattagcccattgacattaggtttagacctttagtgagcccaatacccaatttcgttaaggcgtgagggcacgttttttcgagcttGAACAGGGTACATGAAATCTCAGGGCCGGCCAATCATCTCTGCTTTGTTATGTTTGCAAGTATGGTGTACAATACTCTGTTTAGGTACATCAGTACATGAGGCTTGCTGTTCTTTTTTCTTATAGGTTTCTATCATCGCACTTTACGTGTGTAAAACTTAGATATAAATAAACCATGTATATGATTTAATATGTAAataagttaaattaattatatgtACAACATCCTTAGGCACAAAAGCTTCCCATGCACACAAGGCGTGCCTCAGGTGAATGTACAACCATCGACTCATCGATTCCGAAGCCTAGACCCTTGCACCTAGGAACGTCTCAGCTACGCTTTTTATGACTCAGATGATACTCTCATTGATCATAGTCTATACATGTTAGCGTTTTACTTGTAGTGGTATGATGTGTTTAACAACATGTTCAAAGTTTATGCAGCCACTTCTTTCTGTTTTTATGCAGTTCTTTGGTTGACATTGTGATTTGAACACTGAAGTTGTAATAGTGTTTAAAAGTCTTTTGAAGTTTGTTCAACATCCTTTTTTGTTCTTGATTAGTTTTGGCCACAAGGCATTTGATTATGGTAGCAGCTTTCTTGAATCTGCTTCAGCAGGATCCTCTTGTATGATTAATTTGTTTGCTGCTGCAAATGTTTGGTTTGATTGAACTTAACTTGGATAACCTTCCAAATTTGCGGCTTAGCGATTGAAGCCAAACATTAGTCTTATGTTTAAATCTTTATCAAACAATGTATCAAATTAACATCGTATTTATTAGACAATCATGTTTCTGAATCTTAATTACTTTATCTGTTTCTATTCGCGTTAACAAAATAACTAAAATAATGGCCAGTAAACCTTAGTTGCCATGAAAGGCTGGGTTGCGTTATGCACTTTTAAATCCTAGCCGCTGTATGCAACTGCTCAAACATCTGTTGGAAACCCTAGCCTCCACCGCTAGTCGCTCATAATAGACGTTGGAACCCTATGAGCTACTAGCCCCTCTCACTAAAACCTAACAGAAGTAACATGTTCTCCTAGGACCAGCCCAAGTGTGGATAAAAATAAGCTTTTGCTTTGGATCCTTATATTTAAGAGGCCCCAAATTGATTTTAGGGTTTTAGCA belongs to Helianthus annuus cultivar XRQ/B chromosome 5, HanXRQr2.0-SUNRISE, whole genome shotgun sequence and includes:
- the LOC110943148 gene encoding protein phosphatase 1 regulatory subunit INH3; its protein translation is MSRPTRQSATTSSTTTTATTTITLEPPAPSQTTTLTLTLNPRKKKVTWKEGTVDNEFMQKKSSKKCCIFHKEKPFDEDTSDDEDCHDHDHDHDCGGSKKEDDGASTS